From a region of the Oryza sativa Japonica Group chromosome 6, ASM3414082v1 genome:
- the LOC4341483 gene encoding SEC14 cytosolic factor yields MGAAACDAAVEELTRLLDQVEEPLKQTFQNVHQGYPTDTLVRFLKAREWHVSKACDMLVDSLNWRIQNEIDSILEKPIIPVDLYRSIRETQLVGLSGYSKEGIPVFAIGVGQSTYDKASVHYYVQSHIQINEYRDRIVLPMASKKFGRPISTCIKVLDMTGLKLSALNQMKILTAISTVDDLNYPEKAETYYIVNAPYIFSACWKVVKPLLQERTRKKVHVLHGCGRDELLKIMDHSSLPHFCQREGSGSSKNSSNDVNNCFSLDHPFHQELYHYIDEQALNQELIKQGSLHVNIPDQDPEDAKIVEVIEAEFHKLGEQNGSVNGEHKE; encoded by the exons ATGGGGGCCGCCGcctgcgacgccgccgtcgaggagCTCACTCGCCTCCTGGACCAAg TCGAGGAGCCGCTGAAGCAGACGTTCCAG AATGTGCACCAGGGCTATCCAACAGACACACTAGTGCGCTTCCTAAAAGCTAGAGAGTGGCATGTTTCAAAGGCTTGTGATATG CTTGTGGATTCCTTGAATTGGAGGATACAAAATGAAATTGATAGTATACTGGAG AAACCTATAATTCCTGTAGATTTATATAGATCAATACGTGAGACACAGCTTGTTGGATTATCAGGATACTCAAAGGAG GGCATCCCAGTATTTGCCATTGGTGTTGGACAGAGTACATATGACAAAGCTTCG GTTCATTACTATGTGCAATCTCATATTCAAATCAATGAGTACCGTGACCGTATTGTTTTG CCTATGGCATCAAAGAAGTTTGGGCGGCCTATTAGCACCTGTATAAAGGTTCTAGATATGACTGGATTGAAATTGTCAGCACTCAACCAAATGAAG ATTTTGACTGCAATATCTACTGTTGACGATCTGAATTACCCTGAAAAGGCAGAGACCTATTATATAGttaatgctccatatatatTCTCGGCATGTTGGAAG GTTGTGAAGCCTCTCTTGCAAGAGAGGACACGGAAGAAGGTTCACGTTTTGCATGGTTGTGGGAGAGATGAGCTTCTAAAG ATTATGGACCACTCCTCCCTTCCCCATTTCTGTCAGCGGGAAGGCTCAGGATCATCTAAAAATTCGTCGAACGACGTCAACAATTGCTTCTCTCTCGATCATCCTTTCCACCAAGAGCTCTACCACTACATTGACGAGCAGGCATTGAACCAGGAGCTCATCAAGCAGGGCTCCCTGCATGTGAATATCCCTGACCAAGATCCTGAGGATGCCAAGATCGTCGAGGTCATCGAAGCCGAGTTCCATAAGCTCGGCGAGCAGAACGGTTCTGTCAATGGCGAACACAAAGAATGA
- the LOC4341482 gene encoding phosphatidylcholine:diacylglycerol cholinephosphotransferase 1 produces the protein MPPPPPPSLTANTASSMGNAEAVVVLPANGGARRRADKVVHPAPMPDRAAGGAMEREGGGVGGGGEVGGWRRPEWCSAAGVAGVLRRHPAAAAFGCGLLLFMAVEYTIPMVPPAAPPVDLGFAATAALHAGIAARPWLNSLLAALNTVFVAMQAAYILWAILGEGRPRAAVAAMMMFTCRGALGCATQLPLPAEFLGSGMDFPVGNVSFFLFFSGHVAGAVIAAEDMRRAGRRGMARLYDALNLLQGVRLLACRGHYTIDLAVGVGAGLLFDMLAGRYLDGKNTVDGGAAVAPGSRCCSCHKALLSQ, from the exons atgccgccgccgccgccgcccagcctcACGGCCAACACCGCATCCTCCATGGGCAACGCCGAGGCCGTCGTGGTGCTGCCcgcgaacggcggcgcgcggcggcgcgccgacaAGGTCGTCCACCCGGCGCCGATGCCGGACAGAGCAGCTGGTGGCGCGATGGagagggaaggcggcggcgtcggcggcggcggcgaggtgggtgggtggaggaggccggagtggtgctcggcggcgggggtggcgggggtcctgcggcggcacccggcggcggcggcgttcgggtGCGGGCTGCTGCTGTTCATGGCCGTGGAGTACACCATCCCCATggtgccgcccgccgcgccgccggtcgaCCTCggcttcgccgccaccgccgcgctccaCGCCGGGATCGCCGCCCGCCCATGGCTCAACTCGCTCCTCGCCGCGCTCAACACG GTGTTCGTGGCGATGCAGGCGGCGTACATCCTGTGGGCGATCCTCGGCGagggccggccgcgcgccgccgtggcggcgatGATGATGTTCACCTGCCGCGGCGCGCTCGGCTGCGCCACGCAGCTGCCGCTGCCGGCCGAGTTCCTGGGCTCCGGCATGGACTTCCCCGTCGGCAACgtctccttcttcctcttcttctccggccacgtcgccggcgcggtGATCGCCGCCGAGGACATGCGCCGCGCGGGGCGCCGCGGCATGGCGCGCCTCTACGACGCGCTCAACCTGCTCCAGGGCGTCAGGCTGCTCGCCTGCAGGGGCCACTACACCAtcgacctcgccgtcggcgtcggcgccggcctccTCTTCGACATGCTCGCCGGCAGGTACCTGGACGGCAAGAAcaccgtcgacggcggcgccgccgtggcgccggGGAGCCGGTGCTGCAGCTGCCACAAGGCTCTCTTGTCACAGTAG